The Opitutales bacterium ASA1 genome window below encodes:
- a CDS encoding nitrate reductase, which translates to MTTTLSNLLRARTGPMTSELVQRPAEFGLGRLPARLAPAAVANSVCGFCATGCSLKVHLDAEGSAVNLSPQNNYPVNLGMACPKGWEALTPLSASDRATVPLLRSPATGELAPVDWPTALRTFVARMQGIQSAHGKHAIAFLSTGQIPTEEMLFLGSLFKFGMGGLHGDSNTRQCMATAHVAYKQAFGFDAPPYTYADFEESDVLVFVGANPAIAHPIMWQRVMRNRHDPRIIVVDPRRTETAMCATRHVAVAPKGDLPLFYAVAHELIARGAVDRAFVDAHTSGFEAFSAFLADYAPEACEAACGVPADGIRELASIIAAGRAVSFWWTMGVNQGHESTRVTQALINLALITGNIGRPGTGANSITGQCNAMGSRLFANATSLPGGRDFADPVHRAEVASILDIPEERIPHQNSWAYDRILDGIERGEIRGLWVVATNPAHSWIDRGRFEKLRAKLDFLVVQDMYSTTETALAADLVLPAAGWGEKEGTFINSERRVGVTRKVARPPGQALSDFAIFRLVAEAWGCGRYFREWSSPEAVFQIVKNLSRGRPCDISGIRDYSHLDEAGGIQWPFTAYPSSGDTERRLFSDGRFYTADGRARILFDPPRPAPERPDDAFPFWLNTGRGSSAQWHTGTRTNKSEVLRKLAPRSLYVEINPADAERLGLAPDDSVIVRSRRGRVCALALITTTVPSGQVFLPMHFPEVNHLTFAAFDPHSRQPSYKACAVAVELRERA; encoded by the coding sequence ATGACCACCACGCTCTCGAACCTCCTCCGCGCCCGTACCGGTCCGATGACGAGCGAACTCGTACAGCGCCCCGCCGAGTTCGGGCTCGGCCGACTCCCGGCTCGGCTCGCGCCCGCCGCCGTCGCCAACTCCGTCTGCGGCTTCTGCGCTACCGGCTGCAGCTTGAAGGTTCACCTCGACGCCGAAGGCTCGGCCGTCAACTTGTCTCCACAAAACAACTACCCGGTCAACCTCGGCATGGCCTGCCCCAAGGGCTGGGAAGCGCTCACTCCGCTTTCCGCGAGCGACCGAGCGACCGTGCCGCTCCTGCGTTCGCCCGCCACCGGCGAACTCGCACCCGTCGATTGGCCCACCGCCTTGCGGACGTTCGTCGCTCGCATGCAAGGGATCCAATCCGCCCACGGAAAGCACGCCATCGCCTTCCTCTCCACCGGGCAAATCCCGACCGAGGAGATGCTCTTCCTCGGCTCCCTCTTCAAGTTCGGCATGGGCGGACTGCACGGCGACAGCAACACCCGCCAATGCATGGCCACGGCGCACGTCGCCTACAAACAGGCGTTCGGCTTCGACGCTCCTCCCTACACCTACGCCGACTTCGAGGAGAGCGACGTGCTCGTCTTCGTCGGCGCGAACCCCGCCATCGCGCACCCGATCATGTGGCAACGGGTGATGCGCAACCGCCACGATCCCCGGATCATCGTCGTCGATCCCCGTCGCACCGAGACCGCGATGTGCGCCACCCGTCACGTCGCGGTCGCGCCCAAGGGCGACCTCCCGCTCTTCTACGCCGTCGCCCACGAGTTGATCGCCCGTGGCGCCGTGGACCGTGCGTTCGTAGACGCGCACACGTCCGGCTTCGAAGCGTTTTCCGCCTTCCTCGCCGACTACGCCCCCGAGGCCTGCGAGGCCGCGTGCGGTGTACCCGCCGACGGGATACGCGAACTCGCCTCGATCATCGCCGCTGGTCGCGCCGTGTCGTTCTGGTGGACGATGGGAGTCAACCAAGGTCACGAGTCCACGCGCGTCACACAGGCGTTGATCAATCTCGCCTTGATCACCGGCAACATCGGACGCCCCGGCACCGGCGCCAACTCGATCACCGGACAGTGCAACGCCATGGGGTCGCGCCTCTTCGCCAACGCCACCTCGTTGCCCGGCGGGCGCGACTTCGCCGACCCCGTGCATCGCGCCGAGGTCGCATCGATCCTCGATATCCCCGAGGAGCGGATCCCGCACCAAAACTCCTGGGCCTACGATCGCATCCTCGACGGCATCGAGCGCGGCGAGATCCGCGGACTCTGGGTCGTGGCGACGAATCCCGCCCACTCGTGGATCGATCGCGGCCGATTCGAGAAGCTGCGCGCGAAGCTCGATTTTCTCGTCGTGCAGGACATGTACAGCACGACCGAGACGGCCCTCGCGGCCGACCTCGTGTTGCCCGCGGCCGGATGGGGCGAGAAGGAAGGCACGTTCATCAACTCCGAACGCCGCGTCGGCGTCACCCGCAAGGTCGCGCGCCCACCCGGGCAGGCGTTGAGCGACTTCGCGATCTTCCGGCTCGTCGCGGAAGCATGGGGCTGCGGCCGCTACTTCCGGGAATGGTCCTCGCCGGAGGCCGTCTTCCAGATCGTGAAGAACCTCTCCCGCGGTCGGCCGTGCGACATCTCCGGCATCCGCGACTACTCTCATCTCGACGAAGCCGGCGGCATCCAGTGGCCGTTTACCGCGTATCCGTCCTCTGGAGACACCGAGCGACGTCTCTTCTCCGACGGCCGCTTCTACACCGCCGACGGCCGCGCCCGCATCCTCTTCGACCCTCCGCGCCCGGCACCGGAACGGCCGGACGACGCCTTCCCGTTTTGGCTCAACACCGGTCGGGGCTCCTCCGCACAGTGGCACACCGGCACGCGCACGAACAAGAGCGAGGTCCTGCGCAAACTCGCACCACGATCGCTCTACGTGGAGATCAACCCCGCGGACGCGGAACGCCTCGGTCTCGCACCGGACGACTCGGTGATCGTGCGCTCCCGGCGCGGCCGCGTGTGTGCGCTCGCCTTGATCACGACGACCGTTCCCTCGGGACAAGTCTTCCTCCCGATGCACTTTCCGGAGGTGAACCACCTCACCTTCGCCGCCTTCGACCCACACTCCCGCCAACCCAGTTACAAGGCGTGCGCGGTAGCGGTGGAACTTCGAGAACGCGCCTGA
- the urtA gene encoding urea ABC transporter substrate-binding protein — MFTRFHKFAAVALAAATACSSVFAAEKTIKVGVLHSLSGTMAISETSLRDVLLFTFDEINAKGGVMGHKIEPVVVDGASNWPLFAEKATQLLEQDKVAVVFGCWTSVSRKSVLPVFERNNGLLFYPVQYEGEEESQNVFYTAEAVNQQATPAVDYLLEQGYKKFYLLGSDYVYPQTTNLVLLEYLLSKGVPLANIGGGFRRDESGNIISAGKYTPFGHTDYQQIVAEIKQFAAGGGAAVINTLNGDTNVPFFKEYAAAGLSAESCPVVSFSISEDEFRGLPADQLVGQLGCWTYFQSIDSPANKKFVADFQKWLSTTTVPGIVKTGRVTCSPMVLSYNGAYLWKQAVEKAGSFEVDKVRAALKSGISFDGPGGTVKSQPNMHLTKNVYIGETLANGQFEILEKFDAVYGEPWLKGKFK, encoded by the coding sequence ATGTTTACTCGCTTCCACAAATTCGCGGCGGTCGCACTCGCCGCCGCCACCGCCTGCTCGTCCGTCTTCGCCGCGGAGAAGACGATCAAGGTCGGTGTTCTCCACTCGCTCAGCGGAACGATGGCGATCAGCGAGACGTCCCTGCGGGACGTCCTCCTCTTCACCTTCGACGAGATCAACGCCAAGGGCGGCGTGATGGGCCACAAGATCGAGCCCGTCGTCGTCGACGGCGCGTCGAACTGGCCGCTCTTCGCCGAGAAGGCCACGCAACTCCTCGAACAAGACAAGGTGGCCGTCGTCTTCGGCTGCTGGACGTCCGTCAGCCGCAAGTCCGTCTTGCCCGTGTTCGAGCGCAACAACGGCCTCCTCTTCTACCCCGTGCAGTACGAAGGTGAAGAAGAGAGCCAGAACGTGTTCTACACGGCCGAAGCGGTGAACCAACAGGCGACTCCCGCCGTGGATTACCTGCTCGAACAAGGATACAAGAAGTTCTACCTTCTCGGATCGGACTACGTGTACCCGCAAACGACCAACCTCGTGCTGCTCGAGTATCTGTTGTCCAAGGGAGTGCCCCTCGCGAACATCGGCGGCGGCTTCCGTCGCGACGAGTCCGGCAACATCATTTCCGCCGGGAAGTATACGCCGTTCGGACACACGGATTATCAACAGATCGTGGCCGAGATAAAGCAGTTCGCCGCCGGTGGTGGAGCCGCCGTCATCAACACGCTCAACGGCGACACCAACGTGCCCTTCTTCAAGGAATACGCCGCCGCCGGCCTCTCGGCCGAGAGCTGCCCCGTGGTGTCGTTCTCGATCTCGGAAGACGAGTTCCGCGGTCTGCCCGCCGATCAACTCGTCGGTCAACTCGGCTGCTGGACCTACTTCCAGTCGATCGACTCCCCGGCCAACAAGAAGTTCGTCGCCGACTTCCAGAAGTGGCTCTCGACCACGACCGTCCCCGGCATCGTCAAGACCGGCCGCGTCACCTGCTCGCCGATGGTCCTTTCCTACAACGGCGCCTACTTGTGGAAGCAGGCGGTGGAGAAGGCCGGCTCGTTCGAAGTCGACAAGGTGCGCGCCGCCCTCAAGTCCGGCATCTCCTTCGACGGACCCGGAGGTACGGTGAAGTCGCAACCGAACATGCACCTGACCAAGAACGTCTACATCGGGGAAACCCTCGCCAACGGCCAGTTCGAGATCCTCGAGAAGTTCGACGCCGTCTACGGCGAGCCTTGGCTCAAGGGCAAGTTCAAGTGA